From a region of the Dermatophagoides farinae isolate YC_2012a chromosome 3, ASM2471394v1, whole genome shotgun sequence genome:
- the LOC124494454 gene encoding uncharacterized protein LOC124494454, with protein sequence MKWTILIAFFLIGIHGHTLPYSIPIHSSPNIPESRRNGRGLFSTLSGLGNVAVAAAAGSSLLGGKDPDDDDISSNLVNHLSSSASSSSSSSSNANKAKPYAFNDVEMSAIQTMISIRNIIGDLLHKVGVNLPSSLASLITRSSDHNNEKHSLLSTGGDSAAASILSSASSKVNAALLIRGLALSLPLLIPMANQIRRMSTDSGVLSPPPPPSSSSSSFTSASQSLSASLPTSSLMVPPFQLPQFDPYGYDRALHRRRGKRSITATTLSESTQRMLRLREQQQILRYLRQMEEMYGIQPTYAQQQPQQQQQSSEPYYIRNVFIAQPQQQQQQQQQQHLPNHHYLHGQTRTTTT encoded by the exons ATGAAGTGGACAATTTTAATT GCTTTTTTCCTCATTGGAATACATGGTCACACATTGCCATATTCGATTCCAATACATTCATCACCCAACATTCCAGAGTCTCGACGGAATGGTCGTGGATTGTTTTCCACGTTGTCTGGACTGGGCAACGTTGCCGTTGCGGCTGCTGCTGGTTCCAGTCTGCTCGGTGGTAAAGATCCCGACGACGATGATATCAGCAGTAATCTTGTGAATCATTTATCCTCCTcggcatcatcatcctctTCGTCATCGTCTAATGCGAATAAAGCCAAACCGTATGCATTCAATGATGTGGAAATGTCGGCCATACAGACAATGATTTCCATACGTAATATAATTGGTGATTTGCTGCATAAAGTTGGTGTGAATTTGCCCTCATCGTTAGCGTCGTTGATTACCCGGTCATCAGACCACAACAACGAGAAACATTCGTTGCTTTCAACTGGAGGCGATTCCGCTGCGGCAAGCATACTGTCATCAGCATCGTCCAAAGTGAATGCTGCGCTGTTAATTCGGGGTCTGGCATTATCATTACCGTTGTTAATTCCAATGGCCAATCAAATTCGTCGCATGTCCACAGACAGTGGTGTgctatcaccaccaccaccaccatcatcatcatcatcatcattcacgtCAGCATCACAATCATTGTCGGCTTCTTTACCGACATCATCGTTGATGGTACCACCGTTTCAATTGCCACAATTTGATCCGTATGGCTATGATCGGGCATTGCATCGACGACGTGGTAAACGATCCATAACGGCGACGACATTGTCTGAATCGACACAGCGTATGTTACGTCTTCGAGAGCAGCAACAGATATTGCGTTATCTGAGGCAAATGGAAGAAATGTACGGCATTCAGCCGACATACGCCCAACAacagccacaacaacaacaacaatcgagtGAACCCTATTACATAAGAAATGTATTCATAGCACAAccacagcagcagcagcaacaacaacaacaacaacacttaCCTAACCATCACTATCTGCATGGACAAACAAGAACGACTACGACTTGA
- the LOC142597374 gene encoding uncharacterized protein LOC142597374, whose translation MATIESTNIGSLDGRNAINISMSEPLKLNSGVKRRQSPTMILDDNVKIPRAFSDSQNINAYEEMLNHESSGKTSEPLDIHLRNDTSSATQRSPSSSSSKSSSSVISKRQDGKKLPTFVSQRDIDFVETTLAEVHEISDKITEQTKGRIITALETVLYLQAEICEVYNKLLAEKQIKIDAMKTINENQKMRGEINDIKLAILNLTELVTKNIVQPKPKLTTTIEQCTSNATPPSPKSFSEIVKQAAASSKRENLSTVVSIPGQSDAEEVRKTLVDKIIPVQQNIKIQNTARLSNGNFMIKFKSPDSKKKFEDILEKDGQLNFEDENRYYPMLHLKGINSNYHIDEIASLITIYNPDIAEYLKSNNIDSDKAINIRSMRPKRNRPELSNCIIRVLPEIRDILINQLEGRVNVEFQYIHIEDLNPLRQCFNCMGFNHIGANCPVKNRPSCLHCGERHVFANCPNKNNPPSCINCRIAQMPGDHDHVAISRSCPVQLRRLKNNVKRVQYN comes from the exons ATGGCAACAATTGAATCGACAAACATTGGATCACTGGATGGTAGAAATGCAAT CAATATTTCAATGAGCGAACCACTGAAATTAAATTCGGGCGTTAAACGACGACAGTCTCCAACCATGATCTTAGATGACAACGTCAAAATACCTCGTGCATTTAGCGACAGTCAAAATATCAATGCATATGAGGAAATGTTGAACCATGAATCATCCGGCAAGACATCAGAACCTCTGGACATCCACCTGCGTAATGAtacatcatcagcaacacaAAGGTCGCCAAGTTCAAGTtcatccaaatcatcatcatctgtaaTCAGTAAACGACAAGATGGGAAAAAGTTGCCAACATTTGTCAGCCAAAGAGACATCgattttgttgaaacaaCATTGGCTGAAGTTCACGAAATATCGGACAAAATAaccgaacaaacaaaaggaCGAATAATTACTGCGTTAGAAACAGTGTTATATCTACAAGCCGAAATCTGTGAAGTTTACAACAAATTGCTTGCTgagaaacaaataaaaatcgatgCCATGAAAACGATCAACGAAAATCAGAAAATGCGAGGAGAAATCAACGACATCAAATTGGCCATATTAAATTTAACAGAGCTTGTGACGAAGAACATTGTTCAGccaaaaccaaaattgacaacaacGATCGAGCAATGCACCAGTAATGCAACTCCACCATCACCAAAATCATTCTCTGAAATAGTGAAACAAGCAGCAGCCAGCAGCAAAAGAGAAAATCTTAGTACGGTCGTATCAATCCCAGGTCAAAGTGATGCTGAAGAAGTGCGAAAAACACTTGTTGACAAAATCATTCCAGTACAACAGAACATCAAGATCCAAAATACAGCTCGTTTATCAAATGGTAATTTCATGATCAAGTTCAAAAGCCCTGACagcaaaaagaaatttgaaGATATATTAGAAAAAGATGGTCAACTCAACTTTGAAGATGAAAACCGGTATTACCCCATGCTACATTTAAAAggaatcaattcaaattatcatatCGATGAAATAGCCAGTCTTATAACAATTTATAATCCTGACATAGCTGAATATCTCAAGAGCAACAACATCGATAGCGACAAAGCAATTAATATAAGATCAATGCGACCAAAGCGAAATCGTCCGGAGCTAAGCAACTGTATCATTCGTGTTTTGCCAGAAATCCGTGACATtctgatcaatcaattggagGGGCGTGTCAACgttgaatttcaatatatccACATCGAAGACCTAAATCCTCTTCGCCAGTGCTTCAATTGTATGGGATTCAATCATATCGGTGCCAATTGTCCAGTTAAAAATCGTCCGTCATGTTTGCACTGTGGTGAGAGACATGTCTTCGCAAACTgtccaaacaaaaacaatccaCCATCATGCATTAATTGTCGAATTGCTCAAATGCCAGGTGACCATGACCATGTAGCTATCAGCCGATCTTGTCCAGTGCAGTTACGCCGACTAAAGAATAATGTTAAGCGCGTTCAATATAAttaa